From a single Sulfolobus sp. E5-1-F genomic region:
- a CDS encoding MFS transporter produces the protein MYKSTKLTFIRYLYELINITNRMSSKLDEYLARIDRLPTWGLSYALLWAIGFSYFITLYDAVGNIGAALPYIPFINASQASLVASLGLFGYIPGSLGLGYLADRIGRRPVLILTVLLTAIGSLGMALSINFPMLAVFRFIEGAGIGGDLNLAMVYVSEFAPSAKRGKYANWIYLAGWIAVGVGATIAALLVTGLPSIGWRLAFGIAAIMAVAALVFRIRAPETVRFLVKKGRISEAESIVRIMEETAMRRAGVQSLPEPKIINYSYQTTNPFSILAKPVFMKRLIVLLLFWFFIYFVQYTFSTLWDYYGKFIGYSGAMFNQFVLLTGFAALGDTLMAFLLLTFIERVDRRLLTQIGSIGWLVGMIVAAYFAVHFNLLGMSLTLGLITNAIGGGLSYLAGYLMSSESFPTAARSTGFAITDGLGHIGGAIGPLLLFPLVVATGPINAWAIEAFPVVIAAVILWFTVPRTVGVRLEEINEIHLTPQQP, from the coding sequence ATGTATAAATCTACAAAATTGACTTTCATAAGATATCTTTATGAATTAATCAACATAACTAATCGCATGAGTAGTAAGTTAGATGAATATCTAGCTAGGATAGATAGATTACCCACTTGGGGACTATCATATGCACTACTATGGGCTATAGGATTTAGCTACTTCATAACGCTCTATGATGCTGTAGGAAATATAGGAGCAGCACTACCATATATACCCTTTATCAACGCATCTCAAGCTTCACTAGTAGCTTCCCTTGGTCTCTTTGGGTATATTCCTGGTTCTCTAGGATTAGGTTACTTAGCAGATAGAATAGGTAGAAGGCCCGTTCTAATACTCACCGTGTTACTCACTGCTATAGGTAGTCTGGGGATGGCATTATCTATTAACTTCCCCATGCTCGCAGTATTTAGATTCATTGAGGGAGCTGGAATAGGAGGAGATTTAAACTTAGCTATGGTATATGTATCCGAATTTGCTCCAAGTGCAAAAAGAGGTAAATATGCGAATTGGATATACTTGGCTGGATGGATAGCAGTTGGTGTGGGTGCAACAATTGCTGCATTGCTAGTTACTGGCTTACCATCCATAGGATGGAGATTAGCCTTTGGAATAGCTGCCATAATGGCAGTAGCCGCACTAGTATTTAGGATCAGAGCTCCAGAGACTGTAAGATTCCTAGTTAAAAAGGGGAGGATAAGTGAGGCTGAGAGTATTGTGAGAATAATGGAAGAGACTGCTATGAGAAGAGCTGGAGTACAGTCATTACCAGAACCTAAAATAATAAATTACTCCTATCAGACTACAAATCCATTTTCAATACTAGCTAAGCCCGTATTTATGAAACGCCTAATAGTGCTCTTATTGTTCTGGTTCTTCATTTACTTCGTACAGTATACGTTTTCGACATTATGGGATTACTATGGAAAATTCATAGGTTACTCTGGGGCAATGTTTAACCAGTTCGTTCTTCTTACCGGATTTGCGGCCTTGGGAGATACTCTGATGGCGTTTCTCCTTTTAACCTTTATTGAGAGAGTAGATAGGAGATTACTGACCCAAATAGGTTCCATAGGTTGGTTAGTAGGTATGATTGTTGCAGCATATTTTGCAGTGCATTTTAATCTACTAGGTATGAGTTTGACCTTAGGCCTTATCACAAATGCTATCGGAGGTGGACTGTCATACTTAGCTGGGTATTTAATGAGTAGTGAGTCATTTCCAACTGCAGCCAGATCTACTGGATTTGCTATTACTGATGGACTAGGGCATATTGGAGGAGCTATAGGTCCATTATTGCTCTTCCCTCTAGTAGTAGCTACTGGGCCAATAAACGCATGGGCTATTGAGGCATTCCCTGTAGTTATAGCTGCAGTGATCTTATGGTTTACTGTTCCTAGGACTGTGGGAGTAAGGTTAGAAGAAATAAACGAAATCCATCTAACTCCGCAACAACCTTAA
- a CDS encoding TetR/AcrR family transcriptional regulator, giving the protein MYRYPKTEKGKESLNKILNASLELISERGFLNTSISDITNKAGVAYGLFYFYFKSKHDILDELIRRFNTSMRYYLKVNTMGIQNRIEMEKEGLAKFLEWMDQNKKYYKVFVEAQVHRPEMYIWHFTKLAERYKIGLKEAMDRGEIVKVDPELLAYVLIGIGEMIGRRYILWTNQGLTKKQYDDLAILIENMLRPK; this is encoded by the coding sequence ATGTATAGGTATCCTAAAACTGAAAAGGGAAAGGAGTCATTAAATAAGATATTAAATGCTTCACTCGAACTAATTTCGGAAAGGGGATTCCTGAACACCAGCATAAGTGATATAACTAATAAGGCCGGTGTAGCTTATGGTTTGTTCTATTTCTATTTTAAGAGTAAACATGATATACTAGACGAGCTAATTAGAAGATTCAATACCAGCATGAGATATTATTTAAAGGTAAATACAATGGGTATACAAAACAGGATAGAAATGGAAAAGGAAGGTTTAGCTAAATTTCTAGAATGGATGGATCAGAATAAAAAATACTACAAGGTATTTGTGGAGGCTCAGGTACATAGACCAGAGATGTATATATGGCATTTCACTAAATTGGCAGAGAGATATAAGATTGGTCTAAAGGAGGCTATGGATAGAGGAGAGATTGTTAAAGTGGATCCAGAATTATTAGCTTACGTGCTAATAGGAATTGGCGAGATGATAGGTAGAAGATATATTTTGTGGACAAATCAAGGATTAACCAAAAAACAATATGATGACTTGGCCATTCTCATAGAAAATATGCTAAGACCTAAGTAG
- a CDS encoding SCP2 sterol-binding domain-containing protein, whose product MAEFVYPSKEWAEEWCRLLNESKEYNEAGKGWVSPILFIATDIPAQVLDYLGVKGTNTLAMKLYLNNGKCQGTEFFTDISKADAPYVLEASYNSWKDIISGKLQVVSALLSGTIKLKKGSLFDLARYTTASVVMANISSKINTKFLV is encoded by the coding sequence ATGGCTGAGTTTGTGTATCCTAGCAAGGAGTGGGCAGAAGAATGGTGTAGACTCCTAAATGAAAGCAAGGAATATAATGAGGCAGGGAAAGGGTGGGTATCACCAATTTTATTCATAGCGACCGACATACCTGCTCAAGTGTTGGACTATTTAGGCGTAAAGGGCACTAACACTTTGGCAATGAAACTATATCTAAATAATGGAAAATGCCAAGGTACAGAATTTTTCACCGATATTAGCAAGGCTGATGCACCATACGTACTTGAAGCAAGTTATAATTCATGGAAGGATATAATAAGCGGTAAATTGCAAGTAGTATCAGCGTTGTTATCTGGTACAATAAAACTTAAGAAGGGTAGCCTTTTCGATCTAGCTAGATACACTACTGCTTCAGTGGTAATGGCTAATATCTCAAGTAAAATAAATACAAAATTCCTTGTTTAG
- a CDS encoding thiolase family protein, giving the protein MIVGFAGRLYKNYEKDGIELLKETIDEALEMAGLSYADINGIMANIGRGSFHGNKTYLNPPAQISEYFGIKPKIIDHVQYGGPSVLSMIYRAYKAIKAGDADTILCIQGGKISHLRDNHFQKTDIIDSPFDDYIKIYEQMSPISDYAMVAYRHSKLFGTTDEQRAKVAVMQRYSASYNPKALFRNPITVKDVLQSRIVSYPLHLLEIVYPIDGFHVFIVSRKSSKSSLRNIDILAYGEAHWPNPPAEWDDIIYTPAIESAKKASFDLSKVDAFQLYDSFTITVMLQMEDIGLVEKGKVGQFVESHDLTFKGDVPINTGGGSLNTGQPAYMSGGVILEEALLQLNDMADGHQVKGADVIFLNGIGWWSRRHSVTLVLGERK; this is encoded by the coding sequence ATGATTGTAGGATTTGCTGGAAGATTATATAAAAATTATGAGAAAGATGGAATAGAGCTATTAAAGGAAACCATTGATGAGGCCCTAGAAATGGCAGGATTAAGCTATGCTGATATTAATGGGATAATGGCCAACATAGGCAGAGGTTCATTCCACGGTAATAAAACGTATTTAAATCCTCCAGCTCAAATAAGTGAATATTTTGGAATAAAGCCGAAAATTATAGACCATGTACAATATGGTGGGCCATCAGTATTATCAATGATATATAGAGCATATAAAGCAATCAAGGCAGGGGATGCAGACACAATACTTTGTATACAAGGAGGAAAGATATCTCATTTGAGAGATAACCATTTTCAAAAAACAGATATAATTGATAGTCCCTTTGATGACTACATTAAGATTTATGAGCAGATGTCTCCAATATCGGATTATGCAATGGTAGCTTATAGGCATTCGAAACTCTTCGGTACCACTGATGAACAAAGAGCAAAAGTCGCTGTAATGCAGAGATATAGTGCAAGTTATAATCCTAAGGCTCTATTTAGAAATCCTATTACAGTTAAGGATGTTTTACAATCCAGGATAGTTTCTTATCCTTTACATCTTCTTGAAATAGTATATCCAATTGATGGTTTTCACGTTTTTATAGTAAGTAGAAAAAGTAGTAAATCATCCCTTAGAAATATAGATATTTTAGCATATGGAGAGGCTCACTGGCCAAATCCACCAGCTGAATGGGATGATATAATATATACTCCAGCAATCGAAAGTGCGAAAAAGGCTTCATTTGACCTTAGCAAGGTAGATGCCTTTCAGCTTTACGACTCATTCACAATAACCGTAATGTTACAGATGGAGGATATTGGATTAGTTGAGAAAGGTAAGGTTGGACAATTTGTTGAATCTCATGACTTAACTTTCAAGGGTGATGTTCCTATCAATACTGGGGGAGGTAGTTTGAATACTGGTCAACCGGCTTACATGAGTGGTGGAGTTATTTTAGAAGAAGCATTGCTTCAATTAAACGATATGGCTGATGGTCATCAAGTTAAGGGAGCTGACGTTATATTCTTAAATGGAATTGGGTGGTGGAGTAGAAGGCATAGCGTAACTTTAGTATTGGGTGAGCGGAAATGA
- a CDS encoding Zn-ribbon domain-containing OB-fold protein, producing MKDDEIRELYFKYFNEEKLPFIQCNKCGYRFYYPRVFCPKCHSSDIEVRFSKGHGKIFAMTKIYRKDGSHVVYGIVELEEGFRMYSNIVEESQADIGKRVELIFKEINGKKYPLFRVV from the coding sequence ATGAAAGATGATGAGATAAGAGAATTATACTTTAAATATTTCAATGAAGAGAAGCTACCATTCATTCAGTGTAATAAGTGTGGTTATAGGTTTTACTATCCAAGAGTATTTTGCCCTAAATGTCATTCTTCAGATATAGAAGTTAGATTTAGTAAAGGACATGGTAAAATATTTGCCATGACTAAAATTTATAGGAAAGACGGTAGTCATGTTGTTTATGGAATTGTAGAGCTAGAAGAGGGATTTAGAATGTATTCCAATATAGTAGAGGAGAGTCAAGCTGACATTGGAAAGAGGGTTGAATTAATATTTAAGGAGATAAACGGCAAGAAGTATCCCCTATTTAGGGTAGTCTAG
- a CDS encoding long-chain-fatty-acid--CoA ligase, translating into MEIIKGFPSTMMDDYQLNVVQILEHAGKWYGEQEIVSRRKDNTILRYNYREAFRRVKKLASSLKSLGVKVGDRVGVLEWNTHRFYELYFAIPATGAVLLELNPRLHPLQLAKIINHSKVSFLFLNEDFIPLVESISNNIPSVKKFILISDLEKTHQGNYYDYEKLVEEGDEEYEIPMFDEKTACYAAYTTGTTGDPKGIYYSHRSIVLNTLVISRNITIDDTFMQLVPMFHVNGWLGFMAATLVGAKLVLPGRYTAENPKPLVDLMINEKVTVTAGVPEVFSSILNYLRNMENKPLFVNSRILIGGSEPPLSLVLGLMEFGFQVGQGYGATETTPSVAGSVIKPKIREKYSEKDMLDLLRKQGIPAFGIDIKVVDPSTGKEVPHDGKTVGELWIRGPWIASSYYNDPRTMESFVGDGVDRWWRSGDLAVVDELGYIKIVDRIKDVIKSGGEWISTVDLENQLMTHPAVAEATVIGVPHPKWGERPLAFVVLRQGFENKVSKEELLRHLSQRFAKWQLPDDIIFVKEIPKTSVGKFDKKVLREKYKDFFTSGR; encoded by the coding sequence GTGGAGATAATAAAAGGTTTTCCTTCAACTATGATGGACGACTATCAACTTAATGTTGTACAAATATTGGAACATGCGGGTAAGTGGTATGGTGAGCAAGAAATCGTCTCTAGGAGGAAAGATAATACAATTTTAAGATACAATTATAGAGAAGCATTTAGAAGGGTTAAAAAACTCGCAAGTTCACTTAAGTCTTTAGGTGTTAAGGTTGGTGACAGAGTAGGTGTATTAGAATGGAATACACATAGGTTTTACGAATTATACTTCGCAATACCCGCAACTGGTGCAGTACTGTTAGAGCTAAATCCTAGACTTCACCCACTTCAATTGGCAAAGATTATCAACCACTCTAAAGTATCATTTTTGTTCTTAAACGAGGACTTCATTCCCCTAGTTGAGAGTATATCAAATAATATTCCATCAGTTAAGAAGTTCATATTAATTTCTGATTTAGAGAAGACACATCAAGGTAATTATTACGATTACGAGAAACTAGTAGAGGAAGGCGATGAGGAATACGAGATACCAATGTTTGATGAGAAGACAGCGTGCTATGCAGCATATACTACTGGTACTACAGGAGATCCCAAAGGCATATATTATTCACATAGATCGATAGTATTAAATACATTGGTAATATCACGTAATATTACAATAGATGATACTTTTATGCAATTAGTACCCATGTTCCATGTAAATGGTTGGTTGGGATTCATGGCTGCTACACTAGTTGGAGCAAAGCTTGTGTTACCGGGAAGATATACTGCTGAGAATCCGAAACCATTAGTTGACTTAATGATTAACGAGAAAGTAACAGTTACAGCTGGTGTTCCAGAAGTGTTTAGCTCTATTTTAAATTACTTAAGAAATATGGAAAACAAGCCATTATTTGTAAATTCCAGAATACTTATAGGCGGAAGTGAGCCTCCTCTGAGCTTAGTTTTAGGTCTAATGGAGTTTGGATTTCAAGTTGGTCAAGGGTACGGTGCTACCGAAACCACTCCTTCAGTTGCGGGTAGTGTTATTAAACCCAAAATAAGGGAGAAATATTCTGAAAAGGATATGCTAGATTTGTTAAGAAAACAAGGTATACCAGCTTTTGGAATTGATATAAAGGTTGTTGATCCATCAACTGGTAAAGAGGTACCACATGACGGTAAGACTGTAGGAGAATTATGGATCAGAGGGCCGTGGATCGCCTCATCCTATTATAATGATCCCAGAACAATGGAGTCGTTTGTTGGTGATGGTGTAGATAGATGGTGGAGAAGTGGCGATTTAGCTGTAGTAGATGAGCTAGGTTATATTAAAATAGTAGATAGAATAAAGGATGTTATAAAGAGCGGAGGAGAATGGATAAGTACTGTAGATTTGGAGAATCAATTAATGACTCATCCTGCTGTAGCTGAGGCTACAGTCATAGGTGTTCCTCATCCCAAGTGGGGAGAAAGACCATTAGCGTTTGTTGTGTTAAGGCAAGGATTCGAAAATAAGGTTAGCAAGGAGGAACTATTAAGGCATTTAAGTCAGAGGTTTGCTAAGTGGCAGCTACCTGACGATATAATATTTGTTAAGGAGATTCCTAAGACTAGTGTAGGTAAATTCGATAAGAAGGTTTTAAGGGAAAAATATAAGGATTTCTTTACTAGTGGTAGATAA
- a CDS encoding acyl-CoA dehydrogenase family protein has translation MSKNEDELEEYRNKVREWIRNNVPEEVRTKGDMAPPDVLREWQRKIYEAGYLGVSWPKEYGGWGENPIKEIIVREEFAKAGVPYATVGLGVSVVGPAIILNGTEEQKKKYIRRILTAEDIWCQGFSEPHAGSDLAGIKTKAEDKGDYFLVNGQKIWSSYAHLANYCLLLTRTGDVSERHKGLTMLIVDMKSEGIRVSPIKQITGRSEFNTVYFNNVKVPKENVVGKIGEGWKVAMSTLNYERLNIGTILFTVERLIRDLSINNEQLFNIAEDIIALKSFYKRILERLKKGYIAGPEAAVIKLVASEAIQRVYENAMANAEIEGLVMEREPEFRPEIAYGLLASRAITIAGGTSEILRNLLGEVVLGLPKG, from the coding sequence ATGAGTAAGAATGAGGATGAATTAGAAGAGTACAGAAATAAGGTAAGGGAATGGATAAGGAATAATGTACCCGAGGAGGTGAGGACTAAGGGAGACATGGCCCCTCCAGATGTCTTAAGGGAATGGCAAAGGAAAATATATGAGGCCGGATATTTAGGGGTCTCTTGGCCAAAGGAATATGGAGGATGGGGAGAAAATCCAATTAAAGAGATAATAGTTAGAGAAGAATTCGCTAAGGCAGGAGTACCCTATGCGACAGTTGGTCTAGGAGTATCCGTAGTTGGTCCGGCAATTATTCTTAATGGTACTGAGGAACAAAAGAAGAAATACATAAGGAGAATATTAACGGCTGAGGATATATGGTGTCAAGGTTTTTCTGAACCTCATGCTGGATCAGATTTGGCTGGCATAAAGACTAAAGCTGAGGATAAGGGAGACTACTTTCTAGTTAATGGACAGAAGATATGGAGTAGTTATGCGCATTTGGCTAACTATTGCCTTCTCTTGACTAGAACTGGCGATGTATCAGAGAGACACAAGGGACTTACCATGCTTATAGTTGATATGAAAAGCGAGGGAATAAGAGTAAGTCCAATCAAGCAAATTACTGGGAGATCAGAATTTAACACAGTATATTTTAATAACGTAAAGGTTCCTAAGGAGAACGTAGTTGGCAAAATAGGTGAAGGATGGAAAGTAGCGATGTCCACGTTAAATTATGAGAGGCTTAACATAGGAACAATATTGTTTACAGTAGAAAGACTCATAAGGGATTTGTCAATCAATAATGAGCAATTATTTAATATAGCAGAAGATATAATTGCGCTAAAGTCATTTTATAAAAGAATATTGGAAAGGTTAAAGAAAGGATATATTGCAGGTCCAGAGGCTGCAGTAATAAAGTTAGTAGCTTCAGAAGCAATACAGAGGGTTTACGAAAATGCCATGGCTAATGCTGAAATAGAAGGACTAGTTATGGAAAGAGAACCTGAATTTAGACCAGAGATAGCGTATGGCTTATTAGCCTCTAGAGCAATAACAATAGCTGGCGGTACTTCTGAGATATTGAGGAATTTATTAGGGGAAGTCGTCCTAGGATTACCAAAAGGTTAA
- a CDS encoding 3-hydroxyacyl-CoA dehydrogenase/enoyl-CoA hydratase family protein, which yields MKVEDIKKILVVGAGTMGHGIAEVAAISGYKVYLSDISQDILNNALERIRWSLSKLQERGQLKESVDTIMSRITTIVGLDKTVSDADFSIEASTERIDIKKQVFSKLDELLPPHAILATNTSSLPITKIAEATKRQDKVVGMHFFNPPVLMQLVEVMKGDKTSDETAKITYDLAKKFGKQPIMINKDVPGYVVNRILGQINIASCVLVEKKVADYREVDAVARYKLGFPMGVFELIDYTGIDVAYYVSKSREELGIRDNIPICSLIEQKFKNNELGVKTGKGFYTYPAPGKYVKPELPKELADKLNPALILAGGVNEAARLLREGIASRDDIDLGVRLGLGLPKGIFQYADELGVDNVLKALEDLKALSGYNVFSPDPLITQMVNENKLGIKTGSGFYQYGKIEEKKLNTLILRIEPPLAWIILNRPERLNALNPELVSELDKSLDELESRNDVRVVIITGNGRAFSAGADIGSFTTLRPIDVIRLRTLRNVVNKIALYTKPIIAGINGFALGGGLELAMACDIRIASEVAQLGQPEINIGIIPGAGGTQRLPRLVGKGRAKLMIYTGDMVSAEDAYKMGLVDLVVPANRFEEEVRRVALKIAEKSPISLLAAKLAIELGYESNIWTGQTLESTLFGLLFTTKDVEEGVRAFLEKRKPQFKGE from the coding sequence ATGAAGGTAGAAGATATTAAAAAGATTCTCGTCGTAGGAGCAGGAACAATGGGACATGGAATAGCTGAAGTTGCAGCAATTTCTGGATATAAGGTGTACTTAAGCGATATATCTCAAGATATACTTAACAATGCGTTAGAAAGGATAAGATGGAGTTTAAGTAAGTTACAAGAGAGAGGGCAGTTAAAAGAGAGTGTAGATACCATAATGTCAAGGATTACTACCATAGTGGGATTGGATAAGACAGTAAGCGATGCAGACTTTTCGATAGAAGCTTCAACCGAGAGAATTGACATAAAGAAACAAGTTTTCTCCAAACTTGACGAATTATTACCACCCCATGCAATATTGGCTACAAATACAAGTAGCCTACCAATTACTAAAATAGCTGAAGCTACTAAGAGACAAGATAAAGTTGTGGGAATGCACTTCTTCAATCCTCCAGTATTAATGCAACTTGTAGAAGTAATGAAAGGGGATAAAACTAGTGATGAGACTGCTAAAATAACTTACGATTTAGCTAAGAAGTTTGGCAAACAGCCAATAATGATAAATAAGGATGTACCAGGATACGTTGTAAACAGGATTTTAGGTCAGATAAATATTGCCTCATGCGTATTAGTTGAGAAGAAAGTGGCAGACTACAGAGAAGTTGACGCAGTTGCCAGATATAAATTGGGATTTCCAATGGGAGTATTTGAATTAATAGACTACACGGGAATAGATGTAGCATATTACGTTTCGAAGTCCAGAGAAGAACTAGGAATAAGAGATAATATACCTATATGCAGTTTGATAGAGCAGAAGTTTAAAAATAATGAATTGGGTGTGAAGACCGGTAAGGGTTTCTACACTTATCCAGCGCCTGGTAAATATGTTAAACCAGAGTTGCCAAAGGAATTGGCTGATAAATTAAATCCCGCATTAATTTTGGCTGGAGGTGTAAATGAGGCTGCTAGACTATTAAGAGAAGGAATAGCGAGTAGGGATGATATAGATTTAGGCGTGAGATTAGGATTAGGACTTCCAAAAGGAATATTCCAATATGCAGACGAGTTAGGTGTTGATAATGTCCTTAAGGCTTTGGAGGATCTGAAGGCATTATCTGGTTATAATGTTTTCTCACCAGATCCATTGATAACCCAAATGGTAAATGAGAATAAGTTAGGAATAAAGACAGGGAGCGGATTTTACCAGTATGGAAAGATTGAGGAGAAGAAACTAAATACACTTATCTTACGTATTGAACCACCATTAGCATGGATTATATTAAATAGACCCGAACGATTAAACGCACTAAATCCAGAGTTAGTTAGTGAACTTGACAAAAGTCTAGATGAATTGGAAAGCAGAAATGATGTGAGAGTTGTTATAATTACTGGCAATGGTAGAGCTTTTTCAGCTGGAGCCGATATAGGTTCATTCACTACGCTAAGACCAATAGACGTAATAAGGTTAAGGACTTTAAGGAATGTAGTGAACAAAATTGCTCTTTATACTAAGCCAATAATTGCGGGAATAAATGGGTTTGCATTAGGAGGTGGGCTTGAGTTAGCCATGGCTTGTGATATAAGGATAGCCTCTGAGGTAGCACAACTGGGACAACCTGAAATAAATATAGGCATAATACCTGGAGCTGGAGGAACACAAAGACTACCTAGACTAGTTGGTAAGGGAAGGGCAAAGTTAATGATATATACTGGTGATATGGTCTCAGCTGAAGATGCTTATAAGATGGGATTAGTGGATTTAGTAGTTCCAGCCAATAGATTTGAGGAAGAAGTGAGAAGAGTAGCCTTAAAAATAGCAGAAAAATCTCCAATATCCCTATTAGCAGCTAAATTAGCTATAGAGTTAGGCTATGAATCTAATATCTGGACTGGACAAACTCTAGAGTCAACACTATTTGGACTTCTATTTACAACTAAAGATGTAGAGGAGGGAGTAAGAGCTTTCTTGGAAAAAAGAAAACCGCAATTTAAAGGAGAATAA
- a CDS encoding MBL fold metallo-hydrolase gives MMIYTLKLPMQGPLKYINAYLVKDNEESILIDTGLPTQEDIIALTSYLKVHGFPTFVLITHYHPDHMGLVRLFKDKSNILISEKEYEYITYLLSEEYEREMRQYFLANGFPEEFIQRMLRNRSRFSEIIDGVNFNTVKDGDVIKLGQEQMRVLLTPGHTMGHICLVYEKVIFSGDHILQDVTPNVSLLRLEDNPLKAYLESLDRVEKLNVEQLYPAHGEPFKDVSKRVEEIKEHHKKRLEEIINILRTLRRANGFDIASRISWYKKWDELSTFDKQLAMGETLSHIKYLVEEGFIKEINVNNSIYYAMIS, from the coding sequence GTGATGATATATACATTAAAGCTACCAATGCAAGGGCCCTTAAAGTACATAAACGCATATTTAGTAAAAGACAATGAAGAAAGCATATTAATCGATACTGGGCTACCTACTCAAGAAGATATAATCGCTTTAACAAGTTATTTGAAAGTTCATGGTTTTCCAACCTTCGTCTTAATTACTCATTATCATCCAGACCACATGGGCTTAGTTAGATTGTTTAAGGATAAGAGTAACATATTGATCTCGGAAAAGGAGTACGAATATATAACATACTTGCTTAGTGAAGAATATGAAAGAGAAATGAGACAATATTTTCTCGCAAATGGTTTTCCAGAAGAGTTTATTCAGAGAATGCTTAGAAATCGGAGTAGATTTAGTGAAATTATTGACGGCGTAAATTTCAATACTGTTAAGGATGGAGATGTGATAAAATTAGGCCAAGAACAAATGAGAGTGTTATTAACTCCAGGTCACACTATGGGTCATATTTGCCTAGTTTACGAGAAAGTAATATTTAGTGGGGATCACATATTACAAGATGTAACGCCAAACGTATCGTTGTTAAGATTGGAGGATAATCCATTAAAGGCGTATTTAGAAAGCCTTGATAGAGTGGAAAAACTAAATGTTGAGCAATTATATCCAGCGCATGGAGAGCCGTTTAAAGACGTAAGTAAAAGGGTAGAGGAAATAAAGGAACATCATAAAAAACGGCTAGAGGAAATAATAAATATTTTAAGGACCTTAAGGAGGGCTAATGGATTTGATATTGCATCTAGAATTTCTTGGTATAAGAAGTGGGATGAGCTCTCAACTTTTGATAAACAATTAGCTATGGGAGAAACATTATCACATATTAAATATCTAGTTGAGGAGGGTTTTATAAAGGAGATAAATGTCAATAATAGTATTTATTATGCTATGATTAGTTGA